The DNA window CACCGGAGAACTCGGCCTCGGGGTCCATCACGAACCGGTGCGTCCAGACGACCGCCGCGAGGTCCTTGATGTCGTCCGGCAGGACGAAATTGCGCCCTTGGCTGGCTGCCCAGACCTTGGCCGCCCGGACCATGGCGAGGGCACCGCGGACGGACACTCCCAGCCGCGTCTCCGGGGCGTTCCGCGTCTCCTCGCAGAGCCGGGAGATGTACTCCAGCACGGCGGTGTCCACGTGCGTGGTGGCCGCGAGGTCGGCCATGTCCGCCACGGCCTGCGTGGTGATGACCGGCTGCAGGTCCCGGGACCGGTCCTTCAGGTTGGCGCCGCCGAGCAACTGGACGGTGGAGGCGTGGTCCGGGTAGCCGATGGACGTCTTGATCAGGAACCGGTCCAGCTGGGCTTCGGGCAGACGGTATGTGCCGGCCTGCTCGATCGGGTTCTGGGTGGCCATCACCATGAAGGGGCGTCCCGCCTCGTACGTGGTGCCGTCCACGGTGACGCGGGATTCCTCCATGACTTCCAGGAGCGCCGACTGCGTCTTGGGCGAGGCGCGGTTGATTTCATCGGCGAGAACGAAGTTGTTGAAGATCGGGCCCTTGTGGAATTCGAACTTCTGGGTCTTCTGGTCGTAGATGGTCACACCGGTCACATCGGAGGGCAGCAGGTCCGGAGTGAACTGGATGCGGTTGTTGGACCCCTTGACGGTGGCGGCCAGCGCGCGCGCCAGAGATGTCTTGCCCGTTCCCGGTGCGTCCTCGAACAGCACATGGCCTTCGGCCAGCATGGCGGTGAACGTCAGGCGGATGACGTGTGCCTTGCCCAGGACGGCCTGGCCCACGTTGGCAACGAGCTTTTCGAACGTGCCTGCAAACCAGGCGGCCTGCTCGGTGGTCATGGTCATGAGTTGGTTCCTCTTCTGTGGGGCGCAAAGTTTCTGTGTGGCGCATAGTTTCCGGCAATTCCGCGGCGGTTCGTTGGTTCGTCATGGGATGGCTCCCCGGGATCAGCACTGGCCAACGCCAGGTCCCCTCACGTCCACCGTGACGCCCTTGACGTACCAGCCGGAGTGCGGCCCGCCGTTCATCAGGTACCAGCGGCCGTTGTTGTTGTAGATGTCCGCCCAGCACGGCGTGGCGATCCAACCGTCCGAATAGGACACCCAGTTGGCGTCGCTGCCTCCGCAGCTGCGCGTCGCAGCGTTGTAGCGGTCCGCGACGCCGGGCTTGCCCGGGCAGCTGTTGTTGTCGCTCCGCTTGACCCTGACTTCGGTGAGCGGCGGCGTGGGATCGGCCCCCGACGTTGAGGCCGCGGAGTCCGCCGTGCCGCAGTCCTTGATCCCGTTGGTGCCGTTGCAGGCTCGGACCGCCAGGGTATGCCGCTGGCCCCAGCCGCCGCCGGAGTGGTTGTACTGCCGGGTCAGGCCCACGGACTTGAAGCCGGTGCCGTCATAGTTGACCTCGTAGCGGTTGATGGGCCGCCCGTTGTTGTTAGGTGCGGTCCAGGTCCAGTGCACCTGGGGGTCTCCCTTGGGGGACGTTTCGCCTGAAACGGCCGGCGCGCCGGGCGGCCCGTACGGCACTGCCGATCCGATCGCCTTGGCGTCCCCGGACACGTTGTTCTTGATGGACGTGGCGATGATGTTGA is part of the Arthrobacter sp. KBS0703 genome and encodes:
- a CDS encoding MoxR family ATPase: MTMTTEQAAWFAGTFEKLVANVGQAVLGKAHVIRLTFTAMLAEGHVLFEDAPGTGKTSLARALAATVKGSNNRIQFTPDLLPSDVTGVTIYDQKTQKFEFHKGPIFNNFVLADEINRASPKTQSALLEVMEESRVTVDGTTYEAGRPFMVMATQNPIEQAGTYRLPEAQLDRFLIKTSIGYPDHASTVQLLGGANLKDRSRDLQPVITTQAVADMADLAATTHVDTAVLEYISRLCEETRNAPETRLGVSVRGALAMVRAAKVWAASQGRNFVLPDDIKDLAAVVWTHRFVMDPEAEFSGATADAVLARVLADVAAPQQRATV